A window from Dehalococcoidia bacterium encodes these proteins:
- a CDS encoding ABC transporter substrate-binding protein, whose protein sequence is TVAAPRPAPAAPTAAPAPAQPPTPTPAARAPALTPAPAGAAPRRGGTLSVLKFQDATHWDAHRSPPIVGLWDFLSETLVNFDGKDGRPVPQLVESWEYPNDRTLVLHVRKGVRFVNQPPVNGREFTADDVVWNLDRIRRPGATYLWRDNLLAVSSITATDKYMVKLDLKYPFAPMLAYLRGNTSTTQPMYAKEVEEKLGEEAYKDMNNARGVGAFMVKDYNPSAQATLVRNPDYYRQGMPYIDAIRVSFLSDQVTMAAALRTGRGDMLVGGLADFLTADLKNDIERTNKVITWSSTPDAFIVGLVPNLQRKPFDDIRLRKAIFLAMDRQETLKVILGAGGHISGPLSWKLFPGWTWSEQDLLKREGYRQPKDPDIAEAQRLMKELGYGPDKLLEIQAEGTTFVPWLNITPMEVAKSQLRKIWINITIKVEDGAQYLANDPKGDFLFRSRGYTTPPEVDAQLYTRHHTGAGRNFQKLSDDALDKLLDTQRQELDVTKRRQLILQAQEKLWSLYPATWLFTREAFIPRQPWVKGPDFTAWRFWGEPAELWLDR, encoded by the coding sequence CTACCGTCGCGGCGCCCCGTCCCGCGCCTGCGGCCCCGACGGCGGCGCCCGCGCCTGCCCAGCCGCCGACTCCCACGCCCGCGGCCCGCGCGCCCGCGCTCACGCCCGCCCCCGCGGGGGCTGCGCCCAGGCGCGGCGGCACGCTCAGCGTCCTCAAGTTCCAGGACGCGACGCACTGGGACGCCCATCGCTCGCCGCCCATCGTCGGCCTGTGGGACTTCCTCAGCGAGACGCTCGTCAACTTCGATGGCAAGGACGGGCGCCCCGTCCCGCAGCTCGTCGAGTCGTGGGAGTACCCCAACGACAGGACCCTGGTGCTGCACGTGCGCAAGGGCGTGCGGTTCGTGAACCAGCCGCCCGTCAACGGCCGCGAGTTCACCGCCGACGACGTGGTGTGGAACCTCGACCGCATACGGCGTCCGGGGGCCACGTACCTGTGGAGGGACAACCTGCTGGCCGTGAGTTCCATCACCGCGACGGACAAGTACATGGTCAAGCTGGACCTCAAATACCCGTTCGCCCCCATGCTTGCCTACCTGCGCGGCAACACGTCCACGACGCAGCCCATGTACGCGAAGGAGGTGGAGGAGAAGCTGGGCGAGGAGGCCTACAAGGATATGAACAACGCCCGCGGCGTGGGCGCGTTCATGGTCAAGGACTACAATCCGTCCGCGCAGGCCACGCTCGTGCGGAACCCCGACTACTATCGGCAGGGAATGCCGTACATAGACGCCATCCGCGTCTCGTTCCTGTCCGACCAGGTGACGATGGCGGCCGCCCTCCGCACCGGGCGCGGCGACATGCTCGTCGGCGGCCTCGCCGACTTCCTGACCGCCGACCTGAAGAACGACATCGAGAGGACAAACAAGGTCATTACGTGGTCGTCCACGCCGGACGCCTTCATCGTCGGCCTCGTCCCCAATCTGCAGCGCAAGCCCTTCGACGACATCCGCCTGCGCAAGGCGATCTTCCTGGCGATGGACCGCCAGGAGACGCTCAAGGTCATCCTGGGCGCGGGAGGCCACATCAGCGGCCCGCTGTCGTGGAAGCTATTCCCCGGCTGGACCTGGTCCGAGCAGGACCTGTTGAAGCGGGAGGGCTACCGCCAGCCCAAGGACCCGGACATCGCGGAGGCGCAGCGGCTCATGAAGGAGCTGGGCTATGGGCCGGACAAGCTGCTGGAGATTCAGGCCGAGGGGACGACCTTCGTGCCGTGGCTCAACATCACCCCCATGGAGGTGGCCAAGTCCCAGCTCAGAAAGATTTGGATTAACATCACCATCAAGGTGGAGGACGGCGCTCAGTACCTGGCGAACGACCCCAAGGGCGATTTCCTGTTCCGCTCCCGCGGCTACACCACGCCGCCGGAAGTGGACGCGCAGCTCTACACGCGCCACCACACGGGCGCGGGCCGCAACTTCCAGAAGCTGAGCGACGACGCGCTGGACAAACTCCTGGACACGCAGCGGCAGGAACTGGACGTGACGAAGCGGAGGCAGCTCATCCTCCAAGCCCAGGAAAAGCTCTGGAGCCTGTACCCCGCCACGTGGCTCTTCACGCGGGAGGCCTTCATCCCCCGACAGCCGTGGGTGAAAGGCCCGGACTTCACCGCGTGGCGCTTCTGGGGCGAGCCCGCCGAGCTCTGGCTGGACAGGTAG
- a CDS encoding RtcB family protein, whose product MTSEWQGRLRQIDEHRWEIPRDYKPGMRVPGVVFSDERMMRDIRRDQSLEQVANVATLPGIVMASLAMPDIHWGYGFPIGGVAAMRASDGVISPGGVGFDINCGVRLLRTDLSEQEVRPALEELTLELFRNVPSGVGSSGKIHLRGNESDQVMRQGARWAVDHGYGDADDLLATEGGGCLPGADPSTVGPKPRERGGGQLGTLGSGNHFLEVQVVDEIFDPVTAAAFGIHDVGQVTVMIHCGSRGFGHQVCEDYLKVMDQAMRRYGISVPDRQLACAPLSSPEGRDYLAAMACAGNYAWANRQCIAHFVRESFQNVFKRSWRSMGIRQVYDVCHNIAKMERHVVEGKETEVCVHRKGATRAFPPGHPDVPEQYREVGQPVMIPGDMGRYSFLCAGVPEAMERSFGSTCHGAGRRQSRHAAKKAMRGVDITKELAKQGIVVKAASWSGLAEEVSEAYKDVADVVEVAHAAGLSKRVCRLRPMGVVKG is encoded by the coding sequence ATGACTTCCGAGTGGCAGGGCAGGCTCCGCCAGATAGACGAGCACCGCTGGGAGATACCGCGCGACTACAAGCCCGGCATGCGCGTCCCCGGCGTCGTGTTCTCGGACGAGCGCATGATGCGCGACATCCGGCGGGACCAGTCGCTTGAGCAGGTGGCGAACGTAGCCACGCTGCCGGGAATCGTCATGGCGTCGCTGGCGATGCCGGACATCCACTGGGGCTACGGCTTCCCCATCGGCGGCGTGGCGGCGATGCGCGCCAGCGACGGCGTCATCTCGCCGGGCGGCGTCGGCTTCGACATCAATTGCGGCGTGCGGCTGCTGCGCACCGACCTGTCGGAGCAAGAAGTGCGGCCCGCGCTGGAGGAGCTGACGCTGGAGCTATTCCGCAACGTGCCCTCCGGCGTGGGGTCGTCGGGCAAGATACACCTGCGCGGCAACGAGAGCGACCAGGTGATGCGCCAGGGCGCACGCTGGGCGGTTGACCACGGCTACGGCGACGCCGACGACCTGCTGGCGACGGAGGGCGGCGGCTGCCTGCCGGGCGCGGACCCCTCGACGGTCGGCCCGAAGCCGAGGGAGCGCGGCGGCGGCCAGCTCGGCACGCTCGGCTCCGGCAACCACTTCCTCGAAGTGCAGGTGGTGGACGAGATATTCGACCCCGTGACGGCGGCGGCCTTCGGCATCCACGACGTCGGCCAGGTGACGGTGATGATTCACTGCGGGTCGCGCGGGTTCGGCCACCAGGTGTGCGAGGACTACCTGAAGGTGATGGACCAGGCGATGCGTCGGTACGGCATCAGCGTGCCGGACAGGCAGCTCGCGTGCGCGCCGCTGTCGTCGCCGGAGGGCCGCGACTACCTGGCGGCGATGGCGTGCGCGGGCAACTACGCGTGGGCGAACCGGCAGTGCATCGCCCACTTCGTGCGGGAGTCGTTCCAGAACGTGTTCAAGCGGAGCTGGCGCTCGATGGGCATCCGGCAGGTGTACGACGTGTGCCACAACATCGCGAAGATGGAGCGGCACGTCGTCGAGGGCAAAGAGACGGAGGTGTGCGTGCACCGCAAGGGCGCGACGCGGGCGTTCCCGCCAGGGCACCCGGACGTGCCGGAGCAGTACCGCGAGGTCGGCCAGCCCGTGATGATTCCCGGCGACATGGGGCGCTACTCGTTCCTGTGCGCGGGGGTGCCGGAGGCGATGGAGCGGAGCTTCGGCTCGACGTGCCACGGCGCGGGACGACGGCAGAGCCGCCATGCGGCCAAGAAGGCGATGCGCGGGGTGGACATCACGAAGGAGCTGGCGAAGCAGGGGATCGTGGTGAAGGCGGCGAGCTGGTCGGGCCTGGCGGAGGAGGTGTCCGAGGCGTACAAGGACGTGGCGGACGTGGTGGAGGTGGCACACGCGGCGGGGCTGAGCAAGCGCGTGTGCCGTCTGCGCCCGATGGGCGTGGTGAAGGGATAG
- a CDS encoding enoyl-CoA hydratase-related protein, with protein sequence MSYTSILMDVSDGIGTVTLNVPERRNPLGEPVTSEVVHALNALAADAACRVVVVTGVGKAFCAGADLKGLQQVKALDDRAAYNHVIAVYKTIMHHPRPVIASVNGDAVGAGVVSFSDMAISSDKARFGYPEILRGLTVGVTMVSLLRTVPRKHAFEMALTGKLIDAQEAWRLGLVNRVVPHDELPRATREMALHIASLSPEALRLCKETILMVQDVEFNKALLVARDQRVLARLTEDAEEGVRAFLEKRPPQWKGR encoded by the coding sequence ATGTCCTACACCAGCATCCTGATGGACGTCAGCGACGGCATCGGCACGGTCACGCTGAACGTGCCGGAGCGGCGCAATCCGCTGGGCGAACCGGTCACATCCGAGGTGGTCCACGCGCTGAACGCGCTCGCGGCGGACGCGGCGTGCCGGGTTGTCGTCGTCACGGGAGTGGGCAAGGCGTTCTGCGCGGGCGCCGACCTGAAGGGCTTGCAGCAGGTGAAGGCGCTGGACGACAGGGCGGCGTACAACCACGTCATCGCGGTGTACAAGACGATCATGCACCACCCGCGGCCCGTCATCGCCTCCGTGAACGGGGACGCCGTGGGCGCGGGAGTCGTGTCGTTCTCCGACATGGCGATTTCCTCCGACAAAGCGCGGTTCGGCTATCCGGAGATTCTGCGCGGCCTGACCGTAGGCGTGACCATGGTCAGCCTTCTCCGCACGGTGCCGCGCAAGCACGCCTTCGAGATGGCGCTGACGGGCAAGCTGATTGACGCGCAGGAGGCGTGGCGCCTGGGGCTGGTGAACCGCGTCGTGCCGCACGACGAGCTGCCGCGGGCCACCCGCGAGATGGCGCTGCACATCGCGAGCCTCAGCCCGGAGGCGCTGCGCCTGTGCAAGGAGACCATTCTGATGGTGCAGGACGTGGAGTTCAACAAGGCGCTGCTGGTGGCGCGGGACCAGCGCGTCCTCGCCCGCCTGACGGAGGACGCGGAGGAGGGCGTGCGGGCCTTCCTGGAGAAGCGCCCGCCCCAGTGGAAGGGGCGGTAG
- a CDS encoding PKD domain-containing protein, producing MKRATIKAFSVSLALIFVIGLLMAGVVPASAQDLVIDDFASGTVTLSACGNSTFNYYQSPTIVGGARELQLRDGHSCALGGSARMRVDATAGIAEWYGATAPEGSFQYGTEIGTIDYPWSLSPNKNKGTPLNLSLTLGDKIRIEMVQVQNPFIQIRLRDGAGATYVQNFSLAVGTNLLPLSSFPGLTPAAAADIDGISFRGSASSGNTPGSGDIVGLFAIAAPANTPPTVAATNASVTTPAGMPATNSGTYSDTDAGQTVAITASVGTVTKTGTNSGTWSWSNPSTIPTSYNVTVTANDGNGGIATTSFAVTVTSVVYTSGAQVQTWNPIFPSSAYSDWPNQACVPMPAVGLGANWVNPHNAFSFGTNAHPWQPTAGFIADWINAWSNLGSQGPSGQSWTKYQTQVSGNGSFVLNLLADNCSWVYLDGTLVGFQNANLQPRTYPVTLSGASTLTFIIFDGGGLAGGMYRLETNSGNVTFPVIAADNASVTTNQGTPATNTGTYSYANGGGNVPVTASVGTVTKTGTNSGTWSWSNPSNAAPFDYDVTITAGSGPAAFTQFHVHVVTNAPPTVSAASASVSVNEGLTAANTGSYNDSDAIQTVAITASVGTVTKTGTNSGTWSWSNPAPDGPSNYNVTITANDGNGGVTTTTFAIAVTNVNPTANAGPDVTQFWGLLVTLTGAGADVSPIDVAAGLIATWIFGDGPGTASGFSVTHTYAAPGGYTATLTVKDKDGGTGSDTALATIKKRGTSVAYTGATTSTFGFGATLSAKLTDVVDAGTALLGGRAITFTVNGNTITATTNASGVATATAPALLMPGTYPVAVAFAEDGYYLASTAQGTLTVQNTVGGKVTAGTLRSANNGRGGFNVQADGTGVKGELEFQNNTVNFHAPTMTALGVSPDKKKAWFAGVGKDGAPFVAYVEDNGEPGRNDKYQIWIGGTSQNGDGSLTGGNVQIH from the coding sequence GTGAAAAGAGCGACCATAAAGGCATTCTCTGTCTCTCTGGCCCTCATCTTTGTCATCGGTCTGCTTATGGCGGGCGTTGTCCCCGCCAGCGCGCAGGACCTGGTCATCGACGACTTCGCGTCCGGGACTGTGACGCTGTCGGCCTGCGGCAATTCAACGTTCAACTATTACCAGAGTCCTACCATAGTCGGCGGCGCTCGCGAGTTGCAGCTGCGCGATGGACACAGCTGCGCCCTCGGGGGGAGCGCGCGCATGAGAGTCGATGCGACAGCGGGGATCGCGGAGTGGTACGGGGCCACCGCTCCCGAGGGGAGCTTTCAGTACGGCACCGAGATTGGAACCATCGATTATCCTTGGAGCCTAAGCCCCAACAAAAATAAGGGCACTCCGCTGAATCTCTCCCTGACCCTGGGCGATAAGATTCGCATCGAGATGGTGCAAGTCCAAAACCCCTTCATTCAGATCCGGCTGCGTGACGGGGCGGGCGCGACCTATGTACAGAATTTCTCGCTGGCCGTGGGGACCAACCTTTTGCCGCTGTCCAGCTTCCCGGGTCTCACCCCGGCGGCGGCCGCCGACATCGACGGCATCAGCTTCCGAGGCTCGGCGAGCTCCGGCAACACCCCTGGCAGCGGCGATATCGTTGGCCTGTTTGCCATCGCAGCACCAGCCAATACCCCACCCACCGTCGCGGCCACTAACGCGAGCGTCACCACTCCTGCAGGAATGCCAGCCACCAACTCGGGCACCTACAGTGATACGGACGCCGGTCAGACCGTCGCCATCACAGCGTCGGTCGGCACCGTGACCAAGACGGGCACCAACAGCGGCACTTGGTCGTGGAGCAATCCGTCAACGATCCCGACCTCTTACAACGTGACTGTTACGGCCAACGACGGCAACGGCGGGATCGCCACTACCAGCTTTGCCGTGACCGTTACCTCCGTCGTGTACACCAGTGGAGCTCAGGTCCAAACCTGGAATCCGATCTTCCCGAGCTCTGCATACTCGGATTGGCCTAACCAGGCTTGTGTGCCAATGCCAGCGGTCGGCCTTGGCGCCAACTGGGTGAATCCGCATAACGCCTTTTCCTTTGGAACGAACGCACACCCGTGGCAACCCACCGCTGGGTTCATAGCCGACTGGATCAACGCGTGGAGCAATTTGGGTTCCCAGGGCCCCAGCGGGCAGAGCTGGACGAAATATCAGACACAAGTCAGCGGCAACGGCAGTTTCGTGCTCAACCTGCTTGCGGATAACTGCTCCTGGGTCTACCTCGACGGGACGCTGGTGGGCTTCCAGAATGCTAACCTGCAGCCGAGGACGTACCCTGTGACCCTGTCCGGGGCCTCCACCCTTACGTTCATCATCTTCGATGGCGGCGGTTTGGCCGGCGGCATGTATCGCCTGGAGACAAACTCCGGAAACGTTACCTTCCCGGTCATCGCAGCCGATAACGCCTCGGTCACGACGAACCAGGGGACGCCGGCGACCAACACCGGCACCTACAGCTACGCCAACGGCGGCGGCAACGTGCCCGTCACGGCTTCCGTCGGCACGGTCACCAAGACCGGCACCAACAGCGGTACGTGGTCATGGAGCAACCCGTCCAACGCCGCTCCGTTCGACTACGACGTGACTATCACGGCGGGCAGCGGTCCCGCTGCCTTCACGCAGTTCCATGTGCATGTGGTCACGAACGCGCCGCCCACGGTGTCCGCCGCCAGCGCTTCCGTCAGCGTCAACGAAGGCTTAACGGCAGCCAACACCGGCTCCTACAACGACTCTGATGCTATTCAGACCGTCGCCATCACAGCGTCGGTCGGCACCGTCACCAAGACGGGCACCAACAGCGGCACATGGAGCTGGAGCAATCCCGCGCCAGACGGCCCTTCTAACTACAACGTGACCATCACGGCCAACGACGGCAACGGCGGCGTGACTACGACGACCTTTGCCATCGCCGTCACCAACGTGAACCCGACGGCGAACGCCGGACCGGACGTCACCCAGTTCTGGGGCCTGTTGGTGACGCTCACCGGCGCCGGCGCGGACGTCAGCCCGATTGACGTGGCTGCGGGCCTCATCGCCACGTGGATCTTCGGCGACGGCCCGGGCACGGCCTCCGGATTCAGCGTCACGCACACCTACGCCGCTCCAGGCGGCTACACCGCCACGCTGACCGTCAAGGACAAGGACGGCGGCACGGGCTCGGACACGGCGCTGGCCACCATCAAGAAGCGCGGGACCAGCGTGGCCTACACCGGCGCCACGACGTCCACCTTTGGCTTCGGCGCGACCCTCTCCGCGAAGCTGACGGACGTGGTGGACGCGGGCACGGCCCTGCTGGGCGGCCGCGCGATCACCTTCACGGTGAACGGCAACACCATCACGGCGACCACGAACGCGAGCGGCGTGGCCACGGCGACGGCGCCGGCGCTGCTGATGCCGGGGACGTACCCGGTGGCGGTGGCCTTCGCCGAGGACGGCTACTATCTCGCCTCGACGGCGCAGGGGACCCTGACCGTCCAGAACACGGTGGGCGGCAAGGTCACGGCGGGCACGCTGCGGTCGGCCAACAATGGCCGGGGCGGGTTCAACGTCCAGGCGGACGGCACGGGCGTGAAGGGTGAACTGGAGTTCCAGAACAACACAGTGAACTTCCACGCGCCGACGATGACCGCGCTGGGCGTCTCGCCGGACAAGAAGAAGGCGTGGTTCGCAGGCGTGGGCAAGGACGGCGCGCCGTTCGTAGCCTACGTGGAGGACAACGGCGAGCCGGGCCGCAACGACAAGTACCAGATCTGGATAGGGGGCACGTCGCAGAACGGCGACGGATCGCTGACGGGAGGCAACGTCCAGATACACTAG
- a CDS encoding archease — MVRSCYNGREGASSRTGPRARGHARGGVRQRGAGPDGHDDRPGRGARARDARGAAEAPDREALLVEFLNELVFLFDTQGFLVRRAEVLEMDGAHLRARHDIRAAVKAATYHMLLVEDGPPARVRVIFDV, encoded by the coding sequence GTGGTCCGCTCTTGCTATAATGGCCGCGAGGGGGCATCGTCGCGCACGGGGCCACGCGCACGGGGCCACGCTCGCGGAGGCGTTCGCCAACGCGGCGCAGGGCCTGACGGCCACGATGACCGACCTGGACGCGGTGCGCGAGCGCGAGACGCGCGAGGTGCCGCGGAGGCGCCGGACCGCGAGGCGCTGCTCGTCGAATTCCTGAACGAACTGGTGTTCCTGTTCGACACGCAGGGGTTTCTCGTGCGCCGCGCGGAGGTGCTGGAGATGGACGGCGCGCACCTCCGCGCCCGCCACGATATCCGCGCCGCAGTGAAGGCGGCGACGTACCACATGCTGCTGGTGGAGGACGGCCCGCCCGCGCGCGTCCGCGTCATCTTCGACGTGTAG
- a CDS encoding M1 family aminopeptidase, translated as MLLRPFPWDDLPNLYDSFRCGRSTEWAARGKPFAMPGVDKPHYAPDRLCDVRHIKLEVALDFKRKRISGVASHTLAAVNDGLTALDLDSIDLDIKAVRLGGKPLAFDVRQDKLHVELGRPCKAGEEFVLAVQYEGSPRRGLYFNAPDKHYPKRPLQAWTQGEDMDSRFWYPCFDFPNQKATSEVIATVPEPFVALSNGRLVKTTRNAKGKTRTYRWLQDKPHANYLITLVAGDYAQVKGKAGRVPLDYYVPRGREKDVERAFGRTPEMVRFFASKIGVPYPWDKYAQIVVADFIFGGMENTSATTLTDNALFDKRAAIDYDVDGLIAHELAHQWWGDLLTCHDWSHAWLNEGFATYFDALFKEHHRGQDEFRYQMLMNARGYMMEDASRYRRPIVTNVYAEPIDIFDRHLYEKGSLVLHMLRYVLGDDLFWKALGHYCRTFRGKTVVTKDLERSIEETTGRNLSWFFDEWVYKGGHPNFKVAYAWDDATKSASLSVSQTQEVDSLTSLFRMPVDISFATSQGERVTRVQIEQKEHTFYFPLPEKPLMVRFDPGNWVLKTVDFSPPKEMLLHQLKNDDDVTGRIAAAQALAKLGGQDVIAALKEAVVKDGFWGVQAEAARALGQMKSEAAMQALIEALPRVSRPRARRGVVGALGEYKDEAAASALLPFAARDKSYFVEAEAARALGRTRDKRAYEALEKALSRESYAEVIRAGALDGLAELREEKAIPLLTEWTRQGKPQQARSPAVLALGKLGEGKKEVLERLVDMVNDPWLRVRLSTIEALAILKDVKAIPALDAQVTRDLDGRVKRAGREAIARIREGKDRTDDVKKLRDDFDKMAEENKKLRDRLDKLEAKPSEQPKPRAEEKPARRPKPAAKKKG; from the coding sequence ATGTTGCTGCGACCCTTTCCCTGGGACGACCTGCCCAATCTCTACGACAGCTTCCGCTGCGGACGCTCGACGGAGTGGGCCGCCCGCGGCAAGCCCTTCGCCATGCCCGGCGTGGACAAGCCGCACTATGCGCCCGACCGCCTGTGCGACGTCCGGCACATCAAGCTGGAGGTCGCCTTGGACTTCAAGCGCAAGCGCATCTCCGGCGTCGCGTCGCACACGCTGGCCGCCGTCAACGACGGCCTCACCGCGCTAGACTTGGACAGCATTGACCTGGACATCAAGGCGGTGCGCCTGGGCGGCAAGCCGCTGGCGTTCGATGTGCGGCAGGACAAGCTCCACGTGGAGCTAGGCCGGCCCTGCAAGGCGGGCGAGGAGTTCGTCCTTGCCGTCCAGTACGAGGGCAGCCCCCGGCGCGGCCTCTACTTCAACGCGCCGGACAAGCACTACCCCAAGAGGCCGCTCCAGGCCTGGACCCAGGGCGAGGACATGGACTCCCGCTTCTGGTATCCCTGCTTCGACTTCCCGAACCAGAAGGCCACCAGCGAGGTCATCGCCACGGTGCCGGAGCCATTCGTCGCGCTCTCCAACGGACGCCTGGTCAAGACCACCAGGAACGCCAAAGGCAAAACCCGGACATACCGCTGGCTCCAGGACAAGCCCCACGCCAACTACCTGATAACGCTCGTGGCGGGCGACTACGCCCAGGTGAAGGGCAAGGCGGGCAGGGTGCCGCTTGATTACTACGTGCCACGAGGCAGGGAGAAGGACGTGGAGCGCGCCTTTGGCCGGACGCCGGAGATGGTCCGGTTTTTCGCCTCCAAGATCGGCGTGCCGTACCCGTGGGACAAGTACGCCCAGATCGTCGTGGCGGACTTCATCTTCGGCGGCATGGAGAACACCAGCGCCACGACCCTGACGGACAACGCGCTGTTCGACAAGCGCGCGGCCATTGACTACGACGTGGACGGTCTCATCGCCCACGAGCTGGCCCACCAGTGGTGGGGCGATCTGCTCACCTGCCACGACTGGTCCCACGCCTGGCTCAACGAGGGCTTCGCCACCTACTTCGACGCCCTGTTCAAGGAGCACCACCGGGGCCAGGACGAGTTCCGCTACCAGATGCTCATGAACGCGCGGGGCTACATGATGGAGGACGCGAGCCGCTATCGCAGGCCCATCGTCACCAACGTGTACGCCGAGCCTATAGACATCTTCGACCGGCACCTGTACGAGAAGGGCTCCCTCGTGCTGCACATGCTGCGCTACGTCCTGGGAGACGACCTGTTCTGGAAGGCGCTGGGCCACTACTGCCGCACGTTCCGGGGCAAGACGGTCGTGACCAAAGACCTGGAACGCAGCATCGAGGAGACGACCGGGCGCAATCTGAGCTGGTTCTTCGACGAGTGGGTCTACAAGGGCGGCCATCCCAACTTCAAGGTGGCCTATGCCTGGGACGACGCCACGAAGAGCGCCTCCCTGTCCGTCTCCCAGACCCAGGAGGTGGACAGCCTCACGTCGCTCTTCCGCATGCCCGTGGACATCTCCTTCGCCACGTCGCAGGGCGAGCGCGTCACGCGCGTGCAGATTGAGCAGAAGGAGCACACCTTCTACTTTCCCCTGCCGGAGAAGCCCCTCATGGTGCGCTTCGACCCCGGCAACTGGGTGCTGAAGACGGTGGACTTCTCGCCGCCGAAGGAGATGCTGCTGCACCAGCTCAAGAACGACGACGACGTCACGGGCCGTATCGCCGCGGCGCAGGCGCTCGCCAAGCTGGGTGGACAGGACGTCATCGCGGCGCTCAAGGAGGCGGTGGTCAAGGACGGCTTCTGGGGCGTGCAGGCGGAGGCCGCCCGCGCGCTGGGCCAGATGAAGAGCGAGGCGGCCATGCAGGCGCTCATCGAGGCGCTGCCGCGGGTGTCGCGCCCCCGGGCGCGGCGCGGCGTCGTGGGCGCGCTGGGCGAATACAAGGACGAGGCGGCGGCGTCCGCGCTGCTCCCATTCGCGGCGCGCGACAAGAGCTACTTCGTGGAGGCGGAGGCGGCGCGCGCCCTGGGCAGGACGCGGGACAAGCGCGCCTATGAGGCGCTGGAGAAGGCGCTGTCCAGGGAGTCGTACGCGGAGGTCATCCGCGCGGGCGCCCTCGACGGCCTCGCCGAGCTGCGCGAGGAGAAGGCCATTCCGCTGCTGACCGAGTGGACGCGGCAGGGCAAGCCGCAGCAGGCCCGCTCGCCCGCCGTCCTCGCACTGGGCAAGCTCGGCGAGGGCAAGAAAGAGGTGCTGGAGCGCCTGGTGGACATGGTGAACGACCCCTGGCTGCGCGTGCGCCTCTCGACGATTGAGGCGCTGGCCATCTTGAAGGACGTGAAGGCCATCCCCGCGCTGGACGCGCAGGTGACGCGCGACCTGGATGGCAGGGTCAAGCGCGCCGGGCGGGAGGCCATCGCGCGGATCCGCGAGGGCAAGGACCGCACGGACGACGTGAAGAAGCTGCGCGACGACTTCGATAAGATGGCGGAGGAGAACAAGAAGCTGCGCGACCGCCTGGACAAGCTGGAGGCGAAACCATCCGAGCAGCCGAAGCCCAGGGCAGAGGAGAAGCCGGCGCGCAGGCCGAAGCCCGCCGCCAAGAAAAAGGGCTAG